From a region of the Thermosipho melanesiensis BI429 genome:
- the pth gene encoding aminoacyl-tRNA hydrolase, whose amino-acid sequence MLVVGLGNPGPRYAFTRHNVGFMFLDRIANNWRKKYNYEFSIKENLFLVKPLTYMNLSGEIFNYINPKDFGDIIVVYDDVSLPLGKIRIRKKGSHGGHKGVKSIISHLGTDFNRIRIGIGPLPDNEDLVNFVLGEFSNRELEIVNKALNLSYEALKTIVNEGIDKAMSLFNAKEVER is encoded by the coding sequence ATATTAGTTGTTGGTCTTGGAAACCCTGGTCCACGTTATGCCTTTACAAGGCATAACGTGGGTTTTATGTTTTTAGACAGAATAGCAAATAATTGGAGAAAGAAATACAATTATGAATTTTCAATAAAAGAAAATCTTTTTTTAGTAAAACCGCTAACATACATGAATTTAAGTGGTGAAATATTTAATTACATAAATCCCAAAGATTTTGGTGATATAATAGTAGTGTACGATGACGTAAGTTTACCACTTGGAAAAATAAGGATTAGAAAAAAAGGCTCACATGGTGGTCATAAGGGAGTTAAGTCAATAATCTCGCATCTTGGGACTGATTTTAATAGAATTAGGATAGGAATAGGTCCTCTACCTGATAATGAAGATTTGGTAAATTTCGTACTGGGAGAATTTTCAAATAGGGAACTCGAAATAGTAAACAAAGCTTTAAACTTATCATATGAAGCTTTAAAAACTATTGTTAATGAAGGGATTGACAAAGCAATGAGCCTCTTTAATGCAAAAGAGGTGGAAAGATGA
- a CDS encoding ABC transporter permease subunit, with product MIIVLAFIFFLNILPLIYGFSSSLIYDNSFTLKIFLSTLKAKYFYLSLFISLLYALFSSILSTYISIYTAKIFKKIYFPFLIIGWIIPPYIGVPIFRSFLEKYTSFNTNPIFSFFFSVFITSWFLIPFSTFFIYSHIQNINKKYFEVFQLDSNNISLYYNHIVIPNIKGAISSILFLNFISAFKDFQVPWLLLEGGAPMKIGITFKGVIGATTNLEVLIYKFFYQNIDSAYIGSIFTITIIILTIMYSLRKRVKVSFKITFSNKLLTYLWLFTIFIFLIILISLSFFTSPSIYIKGNFTLENFRIIFHPTFYQALLNTIIISVFSAFCGIILSTFFAFKLLSLHIGEKVLEFFNFSKIFFGLHSLIFIFYIFSKIHILNTYTSVILVIVSKNLPFLTLLSYYTFKSFPKGLYYIAKLDGLSDNKFFFKVLLANNFPLISSLFLLSFLSGFNAFLPPLLFLYDEKKYPLSLLLYNYVGTFSNHYPQWNIFAVISIVILLILTLVTTTLVKIMDLSQLKYY from the coding sequence ATGATAATTGTATTAGCATTTATATTTTTCTTAAATATATTGCCATTGATTTACGGTTTTTCATCTTCTCTCATATACGACAATTCGTTTACACTAAAAATATTCCTCTCCACCCTAAAGGCAAAATATTTCTATCTTAGCCTTTTTATTTCTCTGTTATATGCCTTATTTTCAAGTATTCTTTCAACCTATATCTCTATATACACAGCAAAAATATTCAAAAAGATCTATTTCCCTTTTTTAATCATTGGTTGGATAATCCCACCGTACATTGGTGTTCCTATTTTTAGAAGTTTTCTCGAAAAATATACTTCTTTTAACACCAATCCTATTTTTTCATTTTTTTTCTCAGTTTTTATTACTTCTTGGTTTTTAATTCCTTTTTCCACATTTTTTATATATTCCCATATACAAAATATAAACAAAAAATATTTTGAAGTCTTCCAACTTGATTCAAACAATATAAGTCTTTATTACAACCACATAGTCATTCCAAATATAAAAGGTGCAATTTCCTCTATATTATTTTTAAACTTTATTTCAGCATTTAAGGATTTCCAAGTACCTTGGTTATTACTTGAAGGTGGGGCTCCTATGAAAATAGGAATTACTTTTAAAGGAGTAATTGGAGCCACTACTAATTTAGAAGTACTTATCTACAAATTTTTCTATCAAAACATTGATTCAGCATATATCGGTTCAATATTTACAATTACAATTATTATTCTTACAATTATGTACTCTTTAAGAAAAAGGGTAAAAGTTAGTTTCAAAATAACCTTTTCAAATAAATTATTAACATACCTTTGGCTTTTTACAATTTTTATATTTTTAATTATTCTAATTTCACTTTCATTTTTCACATCACCAAGTATTTATATAAAAGGTAATTTTACATTAGAAAATTTTAGAATAATATTTCATCCCACCTTCTACCAAGCACTTTTAAATACTATTATAATCTCCGTATTTTCAGCATTTTGTGGTATTATTCTTTCCACATTTTTTGCTTTTAAACTTCTTTCCTTACATATTGGAGAAAAAGTTCTAGAATTTTTTAATTTTTCAAAGATATTTTTTGGACTACATTCTTTAATATTCATCTTTTACATCTTTTCAAAAATACATATCCTAAACACTTATACATCTGTAATATTAGTAATTGTTTCAAAAAACCTACCTTTTCTAACTTTACTCTCTTACTATACTTTTAAATCGTTTCCAAAAGGACTCTATTACATAGCCAAACTAGATGGACTTTCGGACAACAAATTCTTCTTTAAAGTATTACTTGCGAACAATTTTCCTCTAATATCTTCTTTGTTCTTATTATCCTTTTTAAGCGGTTTTAACGCATTTCTACCACCACTTTTATTTTTATACGATGAAAAAAAATATCCACTAAGTCTGCTACTTTACAATTACGTTGGAACTTTTAGCAATCACTATCCTCAGTGGAATATATTTGCAGTAATAAGCATTGTAATATTGTTAATATTAACCTTAGTAACAACAACTTTGGTAAAAATAATGGATCTTTCCCAGCTAAAATACTATTAA
- a CDS encoding adenylyl-sulfate kinase, which translates to MSNFIIWITGKSGSGKSSIARKLKDYYQNSIILEGYNIFKDLNIDLRSRMLILANISYLLSKHFIVIVPSVSPLKEIRKIIKKNSPVKFFEIFLSSKIIKRNDKFSKFVDSIYKPSDNYDLVVNTSLHNIEQCVRIITDYVNKNIQGE; encoded by the coding sequence ATGAGTAATTTTATAATATGGATTACCGGTAAAAGTGGTTCTGGAAAATCCTCAATTGCAAGAAAATTAAAAGATTACTATCAAAATTCCATAATTCTTGAAGGATATAATATATTTAAAGATTTAAATATTGACCTCAGATCAAGGATGTTAATACTTGCAAATATTTCATATCTTCTCTCAAAACACTTCATAGTAATAGTTCCATCTGTATCGCCACTAAAAGAAATAAGAAAGATAATAAAGAAAAATTCACCTGTAAAATTTTTTGAGATATTTCTCTCTTCTAAAATAATAAAGAGAAATGACAAATTTTCAAAATTTGTAGATTCAATTTATAAACCTTCGGACAATTATGATTTAGTGGTAAATACGTCTCTTCACAATATAGAACAATGTGTTAGAATAATTACAGACTATGTAAACAAAAATATACAAGGAGAATAG